Proteins encoded together in one Candidatus Palauibacter soopunensis window:
- a CDS encoding IS256 family transposase — MHLPPTLSTSCGNRCPEEIMGGGGLLDALTKRVMERVLEGELTDHLGYEKHAREGRNDGNSRNGRTRKRVKTDTSELEIEVPRDRDSTFDPQFVRKGQRRLGGFDEKVITLYARGMTTREIQGHLKELYKVEVLPSLISAVTDAVLDDVKAWQGRPLDAVYPIVYLDAIHVKVRSRGHVRTHAVYLALALNLEGNKELLGLWVGEAEGAKFWLSVLTELRNRGVEDIPIASIDGLKGFPEAIESVFPKTQVQLCVVHLVRGSLRFVSWKERKAVARDLRAIYRAPSLEAAETALEAFSERWDERFPVISRKWRANWANLTPFFDYPPEIRKVMYTTNAIEALNAQLTKVTRKRGAFPTPEAVRKVLSAQTAGEADHDGESYKSNRDCTICAPCR, encoded by the coding sequence TTGCATCTGCCTCCCACGCTGTCAACGTCTTGCGGCAATAGGTGCCCGGAAGAGATCATGGGCGGCGGCGGGCTGTTGGACGCGCTGACGAAGCGTGTGATGGAGCGGGTGCTGGAGGGCGAGCTCACCGATCACCTCGGCTACGAGAAGCACGCGAGGGAGGGCCGCAACGACGGCAACTCGCGCAACGGCCGCACTCGGAAGCGGGTGAAGACGGACACGTCGGAGCTTGAGATCGAGGTGCCGCGGGACCGCGATTCGACGTTCGACCCGCAGTTCGTCAGGAAGGGCCAGCGGCGGCTGGGCGGGTTCGACGAGAAGGTGATCACGCTGTATGCGCGGGGCATGACGACGCGGGAGATCCAGGGCCACCTGAAGGAGTTGTACAAGGTCGAGGTCTTGCCGTCGCTGATCTCGGCCGTGACCGACGCGGTGCTGGACGACGTCAAGGCGTGGCAGGGGCGGCCGCTGGATGCGGTGTACCCGATCGTGTATCTGGACGCGATCCACGTGAAGGTGCGGTCCCGGGGCCATGTGCGGACGCACGCGGTCTACCTCGCCCTGGCCCTGAACCTGGAGGGCAACAAGGAGCTTCTGGGGCTGTGGGTGGGCGAGGCGGAGGGGGCGAAGTTCTGGCTCTCGGTTCTGACGGAACTCAGGAACCGGGGCGTCGAGGACATCCCGATCGCCTCGATCGACGGCCTCAAGGGCTTTCCCGAGGCGATCGAGTCGGTGTTCCCGAAGACGCAGGTCCAGCTCTGCGTCGTGCATCTGGTGCGCGGCTCGCTCCGGTTCGTCTCCTGGAAGGAGCGCAAGGCCGTCGCCCGGGACTTGCGGGCCATCTACCGGGCTCCGAGCCTTGAGGCGGCCGAGACGGCGCTGGAGGCCTTTTCAGAGCGCTGGGACGAGCGTTTCCCCGTGATCAGCCGGAAGTGGCGGGCGAACTGGGCGAACCTGACCCCGTTCTTCGATTATCCGCCCGAGATCCGCAAGGTCATGTACACGACGAACGCGATCGAGGCGCTGAACGCGCAGCTCACCAAGGTGACGAGGAAGCGTGGCGCGTTCCCGACCCCGGAGGCGGTCAGGAAGGTCTTGTCCGCGCAAACCGCAGGTGAAGCGGATCACGACGGGGAATCGTATAAATCTAACCGGGACTGCACGATCTGCGCTCCCTGCCGTTAA